CGTGTGCTGAGCAACAGCAAACTGGTGCTAGAAGCCTTTGAATATGCTGCTGAAGAATCGACGGTCTTGAAAACCGTTGCCGCATGGCTGGCGGATAATGCCTTACCTCAAGATGCCGCCCACCAATATTTCCGCGACAAAATCAAAACCGATCTGGTGCTGTTGCCGGATGATGCGTTCAGCCATTTTGTCGAAAATGCGACCGTGGTTGAGCCGCATGTGCGTATCAATGATGAGAGTGGTACAGCAGATGATGGCGGCTTGTTTTACACCGAAAACCTGCCACCGGAAAGCCTGTTGATTGCCCCCGTGTTTGCATCTATCGAGCGTTATGCGAAAGATAAAAAACCTGAAGCACACATGGATGCTGGGCAGGTGATGGGCAAACTTGCCGATTCACTGGGCGATAAACTGGTGCAGGTTGGTGGTGATGCGACCACTGGGCGCGGTCAGGTTGTATTGCACTTTGCAGGGGAGAAGTAAACGATGGCAACTTTAGACCAACAACGAGCAACCTTTGCATGGGCTGCAATCAGTGAAGTTAAGCCCAATCTAGTCAAAAAAGAATACACCAATCTGGCTAAAGCGATACCCACCATGATGATGAGTAATGGGTTGATGCAAACACTTGCTTTTTTGCAAGCCAAAAATGAAGAGCAACACCAGAAATTGTTAGCTCATATATTGAATTGGCTGGATATTCGCTTTTCGATGGGTGGGCTATCATTTGAAAAGGCAATAAATGCTTTACATTATTCTGATTCAGCAACTTATATGCAGTTAACAAACGAAACGATGGCGCTGCTACGCTGGATTCGCCAATTTGCTGATGCTCGCAAGGCAATGGGGTAATTTATGGGGAAAGTAAGTTTTGAAATTCCACGCTTAACCGTTCCCGATTACATTGCTGAACGAGAACAGCAAATTGAAAGGGAAACAGCACCGGGACATAAATTCTCGATTTACTTCAAAGCCTCAACGATTACAGGAGAGGTAGATGATGGTAATGACAATAGACAAAAAAATCGCCTAAAAGAATTGGCTGATAAAGATGACTTAGCTGCTCTTGAGCGAGAAGGTATACAAAGAAGAAATGACTGGGACAAGTTGAGTTCTGGCAAAAGCAAAGCTCTTGGTCAAACATTGAAAGTGCCTCTGGTCTCGATTGAGCAAATCACAGCATTACGCCAACGCCAACAGGCTTTGGTTTCCCTTGCCGCCGTCGATACGAAATTGTCACTTGAAGCCGAAGCCACTTCATCATTGGCAACCGGCATGGGCATGGAGCATCCGCTGGAGAATGGTTTTGCTTTCTTGAACCCTTACGGATTGCCATATCTACCCGGTAGTAGCATCAAAGGCGTGTTGCGCCGTGCAGCAGAAGAACTGGCTTTTGATGAAAATAGTCAATTCGATATACTTGATGTTTGGTTTTTATTTGGGTTTGAAGGTGCAGCCGGTAGTTGGTGGTCTTTAACCGGCAAAGAGAAACAGGCTCTCAGTGATGAGCAAAAGCAGCGACGGGCAGAGTCAAAACAACAGTTTGATGCTCATTTACTGGCTTTGGTAAACAAACCTAAATTGGTCAGTTTTATTAAGAAAGTAGTACCCGAAGGTAAGGAGCAGAATGACTTTGTAGCAGCCCCCCAGAGTTTTCTGCAAAAACTGGATGGGATTAGACAAAAATTATCTTTAGGTGGCGCATTGACATTCTGGGATGCCATTCCCGAATTGGCAGGCAATACGATGGGGATGGATGTGATGACCCCACATTACGGGGATTACTATCAAGGCAACGGCACACCCCACGATGCTGGCAGCCCCAACCCGATTGTGTTTATGGTCATTCCAGCCAAGTCCAAATTTACCTTTCACGTAACAGCGGATACGTACCGCTTGAAAGAGGTGCAGAACTGGCAGGCATTGATGCAAACAGCCTTTGAGCACGCTTTCAAATGGCTTGGCTTTGGTGCGAAAACAGCGGTAGGTTATGGAGCGATGCGGGATATTAATAAATCCGCCAACTCTCAGGCTAAAACACAGCAAGCCGCGATTATTGCCGAATCCGAACCCGAAATCTGGGCGGGTGCAAAAATCAAATTCAACCGCGCTAATGGCACGTTGACTGTTGAGAAAAGCGGCAAAACCGCTAATGCACTCAAGCCAAAAGGCGAAGAACTGCTGAATACGCTTGCCCCTGCTATCAAACAAAAAGTGATGAGCAATCAGTTTGTGAAAGTGAATGCGTATGTGCAAGATAAAGAACTGGTAAAAATTGAGATTCAAGGATAAACGCATGCGCCTAATCACCTTCCTCGGCACGGGCAACTACGCTGAAACCCGTTACGCTT
The genomic region above belongs to Thiofilum sp. and contains:
- the cmr5 gene encoding type III-B CRISPR module-associated protein Cmr5, with product MATLDQQRATFAWAAISEVKPNLVKKEYTNLAKAIPTMMMSNGLMQTLAFLQAKNEEQHQKLLAHILNWLDIRFSMGGLSFEKAINALHYSDSATYMQLTNETMALLRWIRQFADARKAMG
- the cmr4 gene encoding type III-B CRISPR module RAMP protein Cmr4, yielding MFEQSRLLFLYAVTPVHMGAGQAIGVIDNPIQRERHTNHPNMAGSGLKGAIRHHLNRHDGWKNGMLNRLFGPAENPDFAGAISFGDAQLVAFPVRSLKQAFVYAVSPVTLARLKRLANLAGVKADWEIPPAGSDQCCITDNRVLSNSKLVLEAFEYAAEESTVLKTVAAWLADNALPQDAAHQYFRDKIKTDLVLLPDDAFSHFVENATVVEPHVRINDESGTADDGGLFYTENLPPESLLIAPVFASIERYAKDKKPEAHMDAGQVMGKLADSLGDKLVQVGGDATTGRGQVVLHFAGEK
- the cmr6 gene encoding type III-B CRISPR module RAMP protein Cmr6; amino-acid sequence: MGKVSFEIPRLTVPDYIAEREQQIERETAPGHKFSIYFKASTITGEVDDGNDNRQKNRLKELADKDDLAALEREGIQRRNDWDKLSSGKSKALGQTLKVPLVSIEQITALRQRQQALVSLAAVDTKLSLEAEATSSLATGMGMEHPLENGFAFLNPYGLPYLPGSSIKGVLRRAAEELAFDENSQFDILDVWFLFGFEGAAGSWWSLTGKEKQALSDEQKQRRAESKQQFDAHLLALVNKPKLVSFIKKVVPEGKEQNDFVAAPQSFLQKLDGIRQKLSLGGALTFWDAIPELAGNTMGMDVMTPHYGDYYQGNGTPHDAGSPNPIVFMVIPAKSKFTFHVTADTYRLKEVQNWQALMQTAFEHAFKWLGFGAKTAVGYGAMRDINKSANSQAKTQQAAIIAESEPEIWAGAKIKFNRANGTLTVEKSGKTANALKPKGEELLNTLAPAIKQKVMSNQFVKVNAYVQDKELVKIEIQG